ACGTTCTTCCCAAAGCTGACGTTTGTCTTGGGTCACCACACCAGTCACCTCGCTAAGTTATGATGGTTCGATTATCCCACCACAACAAAACTGGTGCTATGTGGGTTAGCTTTGACGTTTACGTCTCAATGAGCTGTATGCTGTTACTGGACAAGTCGGTTTCATTGCGACCCAACGGGTTGATGGAAAGCTAATTCTTCCAGAATCGATTAAATATCTGCAGATGAAAGCTTCCTAAGTTAGAGTTAGGCAGGTGAGGGTTTTGGCGGTTTCTTTGGAGGAAGCAAAACTTTATTTGAGGGTTGATGGCGGTGAGGAGGATGCGCTCATCGCCGCCCTTATTGAAACGGCAAGTGAGCTGTGTGAAGGGGTGCTCAGAATGAGCCTTGAGGATTTTGAAGAAACCCCCAAATCGGTAAACCAAGCGATACTGTACATCACCGCAAACTTGTACGAGCATCGAGAAGAACTTGACATGAAGGTAGTGGAGGATGTTGTAAAAAGATTGCTGTCTCCATTTCGGAAAGAAGGTTGGTGATTATATTAACATCGGTGATCTTAGACACAGGATAGCTATCCTGGAGTTCACAACCTACATGGATGAATGGGGGAATCAGATTTCAGACTGGATTGAGACTGATCATCTTTGGGCTAGGGTTTCTAACATTCATGGCCGGGAGTACTTTGCAGCAGCTGCAGTCCAATTAGAAAAGATGCTTGTTTTTACCACTAGATACAGAGAAGGTTTGGATGAATCGATGCGGATACGATTCCAGGGACGCGATTATGATATCAAGTTCGTTGATAACATTAAATACCAAAACAGGTATATGGAAATCAAGGCTATGTTGACCGATGCCCAGTAGACAATCGAAAACATACCGGTTGTGACCGTTTAAGAAGAGGTGGTGAAGAATGGATCTATTGGTGGAGCTAACCAAGCTTGTGCTTCCCTTTGTGGGAGTTATGTTGAGTTTTGCTGTGGCCTACGGTGCAGAGTTTTTCAGACAGAAGTCAAAGAGTGAGGTAGCAAATCGGGCAATCAGCTCTGTTGAAAATATAGTACAGGCGGCGGTGCTTGAAGCGCAACAGACTGTGGTTGATAACCTAAAAGATTTAAATGGCGGCAAACTTACCGATGAGGAAAAAGTGCAGATTAAGAGTAGTGTGCTGGCTGCTGTAAAAGCTCGATTGACTGAGGAAACGATTAATGAGTTAAGAGGAATAACCGCTGATGTAGAAGGGTATCTGACCAGCTTAATTGAGTCCCATGTCCATATTCACAAAGAATTCCGTGGTGTTATTGGGGGAAAGTAGCAGGGCCTTCGCTTTCTCTTGGTCCGATTGCAATTAGAACCACTAGCGATGGTGGATTGGGTATCCAGTATGAATCAGGGAATTTGCTAGATGGGCGATTGCTGGCGGCCATATCTGTGAGTAGGGAGCGAGGTCCTAGCTTTGGTTTTCAATGGAAAAAAGTATTTTGAGGAACGTCTGTTTTCGGGCAGGCGTTCTTCTATTTTGCCCACGAAAGAGGTGGTCTAGGTTTGCGGGAAATATGCAAGCATCTGCAATTTATGTTTGCAGGTCTTGGTGCCTGGTTGGGGTGGTTCTTAGGCGGCTATGATGGCTTTATCTACGCTTTAGTTGCGTTGGTGACCATCGATTACATTACTGGCGTCATGCGAGCTTTTGTTGAGAAGCAACTATCAAGCGAAATCGGGGCGAGGGGTATTGTCAAA
The sequence above is a segment of the Limnochordia bacterium genome. Coding sequences within it:
- a CDS encoding head-tail connector protein, which produces MAVSLEEAKLYLRVDGGEEDALIAALIETASELCEGVLRMSLEDFEETPKSVNQAILYITANLYEHREELDMKVVEDVVKRLLSPFRKEGW
- a CDS encoding phage head closure protein; the protein is MDEWGNQISDWIETDHLWARVSNIHGREYFAAAAVQLEKMLVFTTRYREGLDESMRIRFQGRDYDIKFVDNIKYQNRYMEIKAMLTDAQ